The following proteins are co-located in the Seriola aureovittata isolate HTS-2021-v1 ecotype China chromosome 7, ASM2101889v1, whole genome shotgun sequence genome:
- the ube3d gene encoding E3 ubiquitin-protein ligase E3D, producing the protein MAGVEMSTKTPGVGVFLELRKGLQSGLLIVGKDVANSPADVVLTGGDSSLHIRTPGGELSLKLPAGVTLEQGSCIPTPAGGFCGEELHYRLRINVARISAEDAHDSVMETLWAKKSYCFYCQGCMTRLLEDRVFKRVLPLPNGNWNAIVDDWCCHPDPFANKKLLPRAEDCLLGDTFLLLPRDDSCDQTLTQEVSPVGAEDSQDPKKPCRRLALISCRNCSSMLGEAVAPGTLKLYITQVVVEPAVGDRKPEASLNRSVFVERTVAARLLELSNSLSTFHFSVQTPDGKAFLLLWLLNSDSIIASIPVMCVGGERSVSSQALPIPSPKAARALKLLYVACSDTGTMQRDIVTSWEVSAIGHPVVLPLKVCEELLRVIDDSNSTLPASMRCMNSYEAAYLRL; encoded by the exons ATGGCAGGCGTGGAGATGTCAACCAAAACGCCTGGTGTTGGAGTCTTCTTAGAGCTGAGAAAAGGGCTTCAGAGTGGACTCCTTATTGTCGG GAAAGATGTAGCCAATAGTCCTGCTGACGTGGTTTTGACAGGTGGAGATTCATCGCTTCACATCAGGACTCCAGGAGGCGAGCTGAGCCTGAAGTTACCTGCAGGAGTCACCTTGGAGCAGGGATCCTGCATTCCAACACCAGCGGGAGGATTCTGTGGAGAGGAGCTGCATTACAGACTGCGCATCAATGTTGCGCGTATCTCAGCCGAAG ATGCTCATGACAGCGTGATGGAGACACTCTGGGCAAAAAAGAGTTATTGCTTCTACTGCCAGGGCTGCATGACCAGGCTGCTGgaggacag AGTGTTTAAGCGAGTTCTTCCTCTCCCTAACGGTAACTGGAACGCCATCGTGGACGACTGGTGTTGCCACCCAGATCCGTTCGCTAACAAGAAGCTGCTACCCAGAGCAGAGGATTGTTTACTGGGCGACACCTTCCTCCTTCTACCCAGAGATGACAGCTGTGATCAGACTCTCACGCAGGAAGTGAGCCCTGTTGGCGCAGAGGACAGTCAAGACCCAAAG AAACCCTGTCGCCGACTGGCTCTCATCTCCTGTAGAAACTGTTCTTCAATGCTGGGAGAGGCTGTCGCACCAG GGACCCTGAAACTGTACATCACACAGGTGGTGGTGGAGCCCGCAGTCGGAGACAGAAAGCCAGAAGCTTCACTTAACAG ATCTGTCTTCGTGGAGAGGACAGTAGCAGCCAGACTGCTGGAGCTGTCGAACTCACTGAGCACCTTCCACTTCTCTGTCCAAACTCCTGATGGAAAAGCCTTCTTACTG CTGTGGCTGCTGAACAGCGACTCCATCATAGCGTCAATCCCAGTGATGTGCGTCGGGGGTGAGAGGTCTGTCAGCTCTCAAGCTCTTCCCATCCCATCACCCAAAGCTGCCAGAGCCCTGAAACTCCTCTACGTCGCCTGCTCCGACACAGGCACCATGCAGAGAGA catcGTAACTAGCTGGGAGGTCAGTGCCATCGGACATCCTGTGGTGCTGCCGCTGAAGGTGTGTGAGGAGCTGCTGCGAGTGATAGATGACAGCAACTCTACGCTTCCTGCGTCAATGCGTTGCATGAACTCCTATGAG